A stretch of the candidate division KSB1 bacterium genome encodes the following:
- a CDS encoding phosphotransferase: MAERLVQLKLQIPPELPCGLIHGDVFYDNILFERGKLKAIIDFEEACLYYKVFDLGMGILGLCTEGTTWVLSKARALVMGYQQVKALEEREKESLQLFCAYAAIATSCWRFWKYHIHSPTVEKADEHWQMVHLAEEIDAVPKTKFLHAVFSSNG; encoded by the coding sequence TTGGCGGAGCGGTTGGTTCAACTTAAGCTGCAGATCCCGCCAGAGTTACCCTGTGGATTAATTCATGGGGATGTATTTTATGATAATATTTTGTTCGAGAGAGGTAAGCTGAAGGCTATAATAGACTTTGAAGAAGCATGTCTTTATTACAAGGTGTTTGATTTAGGGATGGGAATTTTGGGGTTGTGTACAGAGGGAACAACATGGGTATTGAGTAAAGCTCGAGCACTGGTTATGGGATACCAACAAGTTAAAGCGCTAGAAGAGCGGGAAAAGGAGTCTTTGCAATTATTTTGTGCATATGCCGCGATTGCAACCTCTTGTTGGCGGTTCTGGAAGTACCACATCCATTCACCTACGGTCGAAAAGGCAGATGAGCATTGGCAGATGGTGCATCTTGCAGAAGAGATAGACGCTGTTCCCAAGACAAAATTTTTACATGCAGTTTTTAGTAGCAATGGATAA
- a CDS encoding phosphotransferase: MAQYIQLQKNDIQRIANHHGLIVVDFKPIEGGASNSSYVLKTPQNRYVLTVFDEKTLAYVVKLGQLLLLLAKYDFTTTRLVLLLTEEVTLVYRQKPVMLKTYISGQVCQNIDDAMMRQVGAAMARLHQTPAPDFLPDRHPYGLHFFFKSH; this comes from the coding sequence ATGGCCCAGTACATACAATTGCAGAAGAATGATATTCAGAGAATTGCTAACCACCATGGCCTGATAGTTGTGGATTTTAAACCTATCGAGGGAGGAGCGTCCAATTCCAGTTATGTGTTGAAAACACCGCAAAACAGATATGTGCTGACGGTTTTCGATGAGAAAACATTAGCCTATGTAGTTAAGCTGGGACAATTATTACTGTTGCTGGCAAAGTACGACTTTACTACTACACGCCTGGTACTGCTGCTTACAGAAGAAGTCACACTGGTTTATCGACAAAAACCAGTCATGTTGAAGACCTACATTTCCGGGCAGGTTTGTCAGAATATTGATGACGCCATGATGCGCCAAGTAGGAGCGGCAATGGCCAGGCTACATCAAACACCTGCGCCGGATTTCCTGCCCGATAGACACCCTTATGGCCTACATTTTTTTTTCAAAAGTCATTAG